A region of the Acidobacteriota bacterium genome:
GAGTCAAGCAGTCCACCGGGCAGATGTCGATGCAGGCATCGCACTCGATGCACAACGAATCGGTGAAGTGCGTCTCGACGTCGCAGTTGAGGCAGCGCTCCACTTCGGCGCGGGTCTGCTCTTCGGTGAAGCCCTCTTCCACTTCCATGGTCATCTTCGAGAAGCGCAGCGGCAACTCGACGTGCTTCATCTTCTGACGCTGCACCGGGTCGTAGTTGTTGCTGTACGACCACTCGTGCAGGCCCATCTTGGTGCTGGTCAGCGTCATGCCGTGGGGCGGTCGTTCGGTGACCGGCAGGCCCTGGCAGTACTGATGGATCGAAATCGCCGCCTGGTGGCCATGCTCCACCGCCCAGATGATGTTGGCGGGGCCAAACGCCGCGTCGCCGCCAAAGAACACGCCCGGGCGGGTCGACATGAAGGTGGCCTTGTCGACCACCGGCATGTCCCACTTCTGGTCGAACTCGAGGCCCATGTCGCGCTCGATCCAGGGGAACGCGTTCTCCTGGCCGATCGCCAACACCACCGCGTCGCACGGCAGCGTCACGCGGCCGGCCGGCTCCTGGATGAACTTGCCGTTCTCTTCACGCGACGTGAACTTGTCGAACTCCATCCCGGTCAGCTTGCCGTTCTCGACAATGAAGCGGACCGGCGAGAGGTTCTCGAGAATCTCGACCTGCTCTTCTTCGGCGTCCTCGAGTTCCCAGGGCGACGCCTTGAAGTACTTGCGCGTGCGGCGGGAAATCACCTTCACGTCGGTCGCGCCGAGGCGCTTGGCCGAGCGGCAGCAGTCCATCGCGGTGTTGCCCACGCCGATGATCAGCACCTGCTTGCCGACGTCCTTGATGTGCCCAAAGTGAATCGACTCGAGCCACTCGATGCCGATGAAGATCTGGTCGCTGTCGTTGCGCCCGGGCAGGTCCAGTTCCTTGCCTTTCGGGGCGCCGGTGCCGACATAGACCGCATCGAACTCTTTCGAGTCGACCAGCGACCTCAGGCTCGTGACGGGCGCGTTGTACTTCATCTCGACGCCCAT
Encoded here:
- a CDS encoding FAD-dependent oxidoreductase; the encoded protein is MQRTDTSDPNYYHKVVDCQWACPAHTNVPEYIRMIANGQFDDAYILNRESNVFPGILGRTCDRPCEPACRRGRVDGKPVAICRLKRVAADHKDDITARIPKAPATKNGKKVALIGAGPSALTVANDLMPLGYQCTVFEKGPRPGGLMRINIPAFRLPEEVLDEEIGYIVNMGVEMKYNAPVTSLRSLVDSKEFDAVYVGTGAPKGKELDLPGRNDSDQIFIGIEWLESIHFGHIKDVGKQVLIIGVGNTAMDCCRSAKRLGATDVKVISRRTRKYFKASPWELEDAEEEQVEILENLSPVRFIVENGKLTGMEFDKFTSREENGKFIQEPAGRVTLPCDAVVLAIGQENAFPWIERDMGLEFDQKWDMPVVDKATFMSTRPGVFFGGDAAFGPANIIWAVEHGHQAAISIHQYCQGLPVTERPPHGMTLTSTKMGLHEWSYSNNYDPVQRQKMKHVELPLRFSKMTMEVEEGFTEEQTRAEVERCLNCDVETHFTDSLCIECDACIDICPVDCLTLIPSAETEAELRAQTLAPAENLEQALFHSSPLKQTGRLMVKDENVCLHCGLCAERCPTYAWDMRKFVLQLPVAGTTFIPLEAVGR